The following proteins come from a genomic window of Oncorhynchus clarkii lewisi isolate Uvic-CL-2024 chromosome 23, UVic_Ocla_1.0, whole genome shotgun sequence:
- the LOC139382006 gene encoding ubiquitin carboxyl-terminal hydrolase 42-like isoform X1, translating to MTIVDRSSEKSDLESVGCKRSGSLNFPGGDGNGMDSGCSSWGAGGPSSSDTTRVKTGGCMGPTPGATVNSSSADRPKEQVVLTSGDGIALPQKVLFPAERLSLKWNQVHRIGSGLQNLGNTCFLNSTLQCLTYTAPLTNYMLSREHSKTCHEPGFCMMCTMQNHITQVFANSGNVIKPIGVLNELKRIAKHFRFGSQEDAHEFLRYTVDAMQKSCLPLNKLDRQTQATSFIHQVFGGYLRSRVKCFNCKAVSDTFDPYLDVALEIKTAPSITKALEQFVKPEQLDGENAYRCAKCKKMVPASKRFTIHRSANVLTISLKRFANYNGGKIAKDVRYAECLDLRPFMSQSHGEPQVYVLYAVLVHSGFSCHAGHYYCYVKASNGQWYQLNDSSVLVSDIRSVLNQQAYVLFYIRSPDLKNGGDYNHTCRTPGPLGQLSPRPILTPRVNIGPRHTSTGFIGPQLPPHMAKNIFRVNGNGLLRDYPSGSKPSTSSDNSMGKTSYSPLATSSSHPLNRPTGIPDPAKRQKLSFFIGQGKQIRPSSSSYAQLSSSSQSTSDMSTPQDPRINGTPSVNRNGHGASFLVPYGQESSEESDQEGGSGLGNGTAKPYVNGRKGETVYGPVPRVLTLKTNGISNGQATMHRNGTNSFSKLSQNGHHNIKHPEKIHGSGHAMSPGLGSSMPNGAEAHPSGPSKEVYCTTPSQASTCQGLHSADIDSRLSLTPEKRAKTHSGPLPHHAPSTAAKPPSSLADVGAKPLTDALRESSSNPGVLFLQPTPRSLSTPVAPVLSGPGLGATKDLGAPHGGSGEDIRETQNSPAVGLDGKPSSRDGRDQMYSSDREQKSNLNSSDREEKSGLNSSDREEKSGLNSSDREEKSGLNSSDREEKSGLNSSDREEKGGLNSSDREEKGGLNSSDREEKGGLNSSDREEKGGLNSSDREEKGGLNSSDREEKGGLNSSDREEKGGLNSSDREEKGGLNSSDREQKSGLNSSDREEKGGLNSSDREQKSGLNSSDREEKGGLNYSDREQKGGLNSSDREQKSGLNSSDREEKSGLNSSDRDKEKGRLHSSDCDRDRDRLYSSDRDKDGEGDRYHRDRSRERNWDHDSDHYRHRRDHRDRDHHRSYRDRSLSRDRHRNWESEAFLSQRRYHPRERDRDRCHHHYHHRTSKDRNRDRREHSHHSLPHREEPHGRSRWRDEGKERCYYPSQETPLPTPLSSSTKPSQSLPALVKRPEPHREERKDSSEERRAKKPKKSKKKKSKDRERHRENRTFDVNSSDRAADGSSSSKHNKSRRYDTDTEDEKSGGEIHSTQSPERHRDPNAPREGRRASSSDDERASKKQRYQDDGYDNSYPKKRHRADDNDRSFSSRDGSPTAAPQNTSHFNKHTGNGLGQPNGNSHECSTNGLYNDLRQ from the exons ATGACCATAGTTGACAGATCTTCAGAGAAATCTGACCTAGAGTCAGTCGGGTGCAAGCGCTCAGGATCGCTGAACTTTCCCGGCGGTGACGGGAACGGGATGGACAGTGGCTGCTCCAGCTGGGGGGCGGGGGGCCCCTCGTCCTCCGACACCACCAGGGTGAAGACAGGGGGCTGCATGGGTCCCACCCCTGGAGCCACAGTCAACAGCAGCAGTGCAGACAGGCCCAAGGAGCAAG TGGTGCTGACCAGTGGGGACGGCATCGCCTTGCCCCAGAAGGTGCTGTTCCCAGCCGAGCGGCTCAGCCTGAAGTGGAACCAGGTCCACCGCATCGGATCAGGTCTCCAGAACCTGGGAAACACCTGCTTCCTCAACTCGACTCTGCAGTGTCTCACCTATACCGCTCCCCTCACTAACTACATGCTGTCCCGGGAGCACTCTAAAACAT GTCATGAGCCTGGGTTCTGTATGATGTGCACAATGCAGAATCACATCACCCAGGTCTTCGCCAACTCTGGGAATGTCATCAAGCCCATCGGAGTCCTCAACGAGCTCAAAC GGATTGCAAAGCATTTCCGTTTTGGCAGCCAAGAGGACGCCCATGAGTTCCTGCGGTACACAGTGGACGCTATGCAAAAGTCCTGCCTGCCTCTAAACAA ATTGGACAGGCAAACGCAAGCAACCAGTTTCATCCATCAAGTCTTTGGAGGGTATCTACGGTCCAGAG TAAAATGTTTCAACTGCAAAGCGGTCTCTGACACGTTTGACCCTTATTTGGATGTTGCTTTGGAAATAAAG ACTGCTCCCAGTATCACAAAGGCTCTGGAACAGTTTGTTAAGCCTGAGCAGCTAGATGGAGAGAATGCCTACAGATGCGCTAA GTGTAAGAAGATGGTTCCAGCCTCTAAGAGATTCACCATCCACCGCAGCGCTAATGTGCTCACCATCTCACTGAAGCGATTCGCCAACTACAACGGGGGCAAGATCGCTAAG GATGTACGGTATGCTGAGTGCCTAGACCTGCGTCCCTTCATGTCTCAATCCCACGGCGAGCCCCAGGTCTACGTGCTCTATGCTGTCCTGGTGCACTCTGGCTTCAGCTGCCACGCTGGACACTACTACTGCTACGTCAAA GCTAGCAATGGCCAGTGGTACCAGTTGAATGACTCCTCTGTGTTGGTCAGTGACATCAGGTCAGTCCTCAACCAGCAGGCGTACGTCCTCTTCTACATCAG GTCACCTGATCTGAAGAATGGAGGGGACTACAATCACACGTGCCGGACCCCGGGGCCCCTCGGCCAGTTGTCCCCCCGCCCCATCCTCACACCCCGGGTCAACATTGGGCCACGACACACCAGCACTGGCTTCATAGGGCCACAGCTGCCCCCACACATGGCCAAG aaCATATTTCGCGTCAATGGGAACGGCTTGCTAAGGGACTACCCCTCTGGCTCTAAGCCCAGCACCAGCAGTGACAACAGCATGGGCAAGACTAGCTACAGCCCGCTCGCCacctcttcctcccatcctctcaaCCGTCCCACAGGCATCCCTGACCCTGCCAAGCGCCAGAAGCTCTCCTTCTTCATTGGTCAGGGCAAACAGATCCGCCCCTCATCATCCTCTTATGCCCAGCTGTCCTCTTCGTCACAGTCTACATCAGACATGTCTACGCCCCAGGATCCTCGCATTAACGGCACTCCCTCCGTTAACAGAAACGGTCACGGGGCGTCGTTCCTGGTGCCGTACGGTCAGGAGTCGTCTGAGGAGTCGGACCAGGAGGGAGGCAGTGGTCTGGGTAACGGCACGGCTAAGCCTTACGTTAacgggaggaagggagagaccgTCTACGGCCCCGTCCCCAGAGTGCTGACCCTCAAGACCAACGGCATCAGTAATGGCCAGGCTACCATGCACCGTAACGGGACCAACAGCTTCTCCAAACTCAGTCAGAACGGACACCACAACATCAAACACCCTGAGAAG ATCCATGGTAGCGGTCATGCGATGTCGCCCGGTTTGGGTTCCAGCATGCCTAATGGGGCGGAGGCTCACCCCAGTGGCCCAAG CAAAGAGGTGTATTGCACCACCCCCAGCCAGGCCAGCACCTGTCAAGGCCTGCACAGTGCCGACATCGACAGCCGCCTCTCCCTCACCCCAGAGAAAAGGGCTAAAACTCACTCTGGCCCCCTccctcaccacgcaccatcaaccgctGCTAAACCTCCATCCTCATTGGCTGATGTTGGAGCTAAACCACTTACCGACGCCTTGAGGGAATCCAGCTCCAACCCTGGAGTCTTATTCCTCCAGCCCACCCCCCGCTCCCTCAGTACCCCAGTCGCCCCAGTCCTCTCCGGACCAGGCCTGGGAGCCACGAAAGATCTCGGAGCCCCACACGGGGGATCTGGGGAGGACATCAGGGAGACCCAGAACAGCCCAGCTGTAGGGCTGGATGGAAAGCCCAGCTCCAGAGATGGAAGAGACCAGATGTACTCTTCCGATCGGGAGCAGAAAAGCAATTTGAACTCTTCCGATCGGGAGGAGAAAAGCGGGTTGAACTCTTCCGATCGGGAGGAGAAAAGCGGGTTGAACTCTTCCGATCGGGAGGAGAAAAGCGGGTTGAACTCTTCCGATCGAGAGGAGAAAAGCGGGTTGAACTCTTCCGATCGGGAGGAGAAAGGCGGGTTGAACTCTTCCGATCGGGAGGAGAAAGGCGGGTTGAACTCTTCCGATCGGGAGGAGAAAGGCGGGTTGAACTCTTCCGATCGGGAGGAGAAAGGCGGGTTGAACTCTTCCGATCGGGAGGAGAAAGGCGGGTTGAACTCTTCCGATCGGGAGGAGAAAGGCGGGTTGAACTCTTCCGATCGGGAGGAGAAAGGCGGGTTGAACTCTTCCGATCGGGAGGAGAAAGGCGGGTTGAACTCTTCCGATCGGGAGCAGAAAAGCGGGTTGAACTCTTCCGATCGGGAGGAGAAAGGCGGGTTGAACTCTTCCGATCGGGAGCAGAAAAGCGGGTTGAACTCTTCCGATCGGGAGGAGAAAGGCGGGTTGAACTATTCCGATCGGGAGCAGAAAGGCGGGTTGAACTCTTCCGATCGGGAGCAGAAAAGTGGGTTGAACTCTTCCGATCGGGAGGAGAAAAGCGGGTTGAACTCTTCCGATCGGGATAAGGAGAAAGGCCGACTACATTCTTCGGACTGCGATAGGGATCGAGACCGGCTGTACTCTTCTGACCGGGATAAAGACGGAGAAGGGGATAGGTACCACCGGGACAGGAGCCGTGAACGCAACTGGGACCATGACTCAGACCACTACCGGCACCGGCGAGACCACCGAGACAGAGACCACCACCGGTCGTACCGGGACCGCTCGCTCAGCCGGGACAGACACCGGAACTGGGAGTCTGAGGCATTCCTCTCACAGCGACGCTATcaccccagagagagggacagggaccgctgtcaccaccattaccaccacaGAACGAGTAAGGACAGGAATAGGGACAGGAGGGAGCACAGCCACCACAGCCTCCCACACAGAGAGGAGCCTCATGGACGCTCAAGGTGGAGGGATGAAGGTAAAGAGAGGTGTTACTACCCTTCACAGGAGACCCCTCTGCCCACCCCACTGAGCTCCAGCACCAAGCCCAGTCAGTCCCTCCCAGCCCTGGTGAAACGACCCGAGcctcacagagaggagagaaaggacagcTCTGAGGAGCGTCGGGCCAAGAAACCCAAGAAGAGCAAGAAGAAGAAGTccaaggacagagagaggcacCGAGAGAATAG GACCTTTGACGTGAATTCCTCTGACAGGGCAGCCGACGGCAGCagttcctccaaacacaacaaaaGTAGAAGGTACGACACTGACACGGAGGATGAGAAGTCAGGGGGTGAGATCCACTCTACCCAGAGTCCCGAGAGGCACCGTGACCCCAATGCCCCCCGGGAGGGTCGCAGGGCAAGCAGCAGCGACGATGAGAGGGCGAGCAAGAAGCAACGTTACCAGGACGATGGCTATGACAACAGCTACCCTAAGAAACGCCATCGCGCCGATGACAACGACCGCTCCTTCTCCTCTCGTGATGGATCACCAACAGCAGCTCCTCAAAACACATCACACTTCAACAAACACACAG GTAATGGCTTAGGTCAACCCAATGGAAACTCCCACGAATGTTCTACCAATGGACTGTACAATGACCTTAGACAGTAG
- the LOC139382006 gene encoding ubiquitin carboxyl-terminal hydrolase 42-like isoform X2: MTIVDRSSEKSDLESVGCKRSGSLNFPGGDGNGMDSGCSSWGAGGPSSSDTTRVKTGGCMGPTPGATVNSSSADRPKEQVVLTSGDGIALPQKVLFPAERLSLKWNQVHRIGSGLQNLGNTCFLNSTLQCLTYTAPLTNYMLSREHSKTCHEPGFCMMCTMQNHITQVFANSGNVIKPIGVLNELKRIAKHFRFGSQEDAHEFLRYTVDAMQKSCLPLNKLDRQTQATSFIHQVFGGYLRSRVKCFNCKAVSDTFDPYLDVALEIKTAPSITKALEQFVKPEQLDGENAYRCAKCKKMVPASKRFTIHRSANVLTISLKRFANYNGGKIAKDVRYAECLDLRPFMSQSHGEPQVYVLYAVLVHSGFSCHAGHYYCYVKASNGQWYQLNDSSVLVSDIRSVLNQQAYVLFYIRSPDLKNGGDYNHTCRTPGPLGQLSPRPILTPRVNIGPRHTSTGFIGPQLPPHMAKNIFRVNGNGLLRDYPSGSKPSTSSDNSMGKTSYSPLATSSSHPLNRPTGIPDPAKRQKLSFFIGQGKQIRPSSSSYAQLSSSSQSTSDMSTPQDPRINGTPSVNRNGHGASFLVPYGQESSEESDQEGGSGLGNGTAKPYVNGRKGETVYGPVPRVLTLKTNGISNGQATMHRNGTNSFSKLSQNGHHNIKHPEKIHGSGHAMSPGLGSSMPNGAEAHPSGPSKEVYCTTPSQASTCQGLHSADIDSRLSLTPEKRAKTHSGPLPHHAPSTAAKPPSSLADVGAKPLTDALRESSSNPGVLFLQPTPRSLSTPVAPVLSGPGLGATKDLGAPHGGSGEDIRETQNSPAVGLDGKPSSRDGRDQMYSSDREQKSNLNSSDREEKSGLNSSDREEKSGLNSSDREEKSGLNSSDREEKSGLNSSDREEKGGLNSSDREEKGGLNSSDREEKGGLNSSDREEKGGLNSSDREEKGGLNSSDREEKGGLNSSDREEKGGLNYSDREQKGGLNSSDREQKSGLNSSDREEKSGLNSSDRDKEKGRLHSSDCDRDRDRLYSSDRDKDGEGDRYHRDRSRERNWDHDSDHYRHRRDHRDRDHHRSYRDRSLSRDRHRNWESEAFLSQRRYHPRERDRDRCHHHYHHRTSKDRNRDRREHSHHSLPHREEPHGRSRWRDEGKERCYYPSQETPLPTPLSSSTKPSQSLPALVKRPEPHREERKDSSEERRAKKPKKSKKKKSKDRERHRENRTFDVNSSDRAADGSSSSKHNKSRRYDTDTEDEKSGGEIHSTQSPERHRDPNAPREGRRASSSDDERASKKQRYQDDGYDNSYPKKRHRADDNDRSFSSRDGSPTAAPQNTSHFNKHTGNGLGQPNGNSHECSTNGLYNDLRQ, from the exons ATGACCATAGTTGACAGATCTTCAGAGAAATCTGACCTAGAGTCAGTCGGGTGCAAGCGCTCAGGATCGCTGAACTTTCCCGGCGGTGACGGGAACGGGATGGACAGTGGCTGCTCCAGCTGGGGGGCGGGGGGCCCCTCGTCCTCCGACACCACCAGGGTGAAGACAGGGGGCTGCATGGGTCCCACCCCTGGAGCCACAGTCAACAGCAGCAGTGCAGACAGGCCCAAGGAGCAAG TGGTGCTGACCAGTGGGGACGGCATCGCCTTGCCCCAGAAGGTGCTGTTCCCAGCCGAGCGGCTCAGCCTGAAGTGGAACCAGGTCCACCGCATCGGATCAGGTCTCCAGAACCTGGGAAACACCTGCTTCCTCAACTCGACTCTGCAGTGTCTCACCTATACCGCTCCCCTCACTAACTACATGCTGTCCCGGGAGCACTCTAAAACAT GTCATGAGCCTGGGTTCTGTATGATGTGCACAATGCAGAATCACATCACCCAGGTCTTCGCCAACTCTGGGAATGTCATCAAGCCCATCGGAGTCCTCAACGAGCTCAAAC GGATTGCAAAGCATTTCCGTTTTGGCAGCCAAGAGGACGCCCATGAGTTCCTGCGGTACACAGTGGACGCTATGCAAAAGTCCTGCCTGCCTCTAAACAA ATTGGACAGGCAAACGCAAGCAACCAGTTTCATCCATCAAGTCTTTGGAGGGTATCTACGGTCCAGAG TAAAATGTTTCAACTGCAAAGCGGTCTCTGACACGTTTGACCCTTATTTGGATGTTGCTTTGGAAATAAAG ACTGCTCCCAGTATCACAAAGGCTCTGGAACAGTTTGTTAAGCCTGAGCAGCTAGATGGAGAGAATGCCTACAGATGCGCTAA GTGTAAGAAGATGGTTCCAGCCTCTAAGAGATTCACCATCCACCGCAGCGCTAATGTGCTCACCATCTCACTGAAGCGATTCGCCAACTACAACGGGGGCAAGATCGCTAAG GATGTACGGTATGCTGAGTGCCTAGACCTGCGTCCCTTCATGTCTCAATCCCACGGCGAGCCCCAGGTCTACGTGCTCTATGCTGTCCTGGTGCACTCTGGCTTCAGCTGCCACGCTGGACACTACTACTGCTACGTCAAA GCTAGCAATGGCCAGTGGTACCAGTTGAATGACTCCTCTGTGTTGGTCAGTGACATCAGGTCAGTCCTCAACCAGCAGGCGTACGTCCTCTTCTACATCAG GTCACCTGATCTGAAGAATGGAGGGGACTACAATCACACGTGCCGGACCCCGGGGCCCCTCGGCCAGTTGTCCCCCCGCCCCATCCTCACACCCCGGGTCAACATTGGGCCACGACACACCAGCACTGGCTTCATAGGGCCACAGCTGCCCCCACACATGGCCAAG aaCATATTTCGCGTCAATGGGAACGGCTTGCTAAGGGACTACCCCTCTGGCTCTAAGCCCAGCACCAGCAGTGACAACAGCATGGGCAAGACTAGCTACAGCCCGCTCGCCacctcttcctcccatcctctcaaCCGTCCCACAGGCATCCCTGACCCTGCCAAGCGCCAGAAGCTCTCCTTCTTCATTGGTCAGGGCAAACAGATCCGCCCCTCATCATCCTCTTATGCCCAGCTGTCCTCTTCGTCACAGTCTACATCAGACATGTCTACGCCCCAGGATCCTCGCATTAACGGCACTCCCTCCGTTAACAGAAACGGTCACGGGGCGTCGTTCCTGGTGCCGTACGGTCAGGAGTCGTCTGAGGAGTCGGACCAGGAGGGAGGCAGTGGTCTGGGTAACGGCACGGCTAAGCCTTACGTTAacgggaggaagggagagaccgTCTACGGCCCCGTCCCCAGAGTGCTGACCCTCAAGACCAACGGCATCAGTAATGGCCAGGCTACCATGCACCGTAACGGGACCAACAGCTTCTCCAAACTCAGTCAGAACGGACACCACAACATCAAACACCCTGAGAAG ATCCATGGTAGCGGTCATGCGATGTCGCCCGGTTTGGGTTCCAGCATGCCTAATGGGGCGGAGGCTCACCCCAGTGGCCCAAG CAAAGAGGTGTATTGCACCACCCCCAGCCAGGCCAGCACCTGTCAAGGCCTGCACAGTGCCGACATCGACAGCCGCCTCTCCCTCACCCCAGAGAAAAGGGCTAAAACTCACTCTGGCCCCCTccctcaccacgcaccatcaaccgctGCTAAACCTCCATCCTCATTGGCTGATGTTGGAGCTAAACCACTTACCGACGCCTTGAGGGAATCCAGCTCCAACCCTGGAGTCTTATTCCTCCAGCCCACCCCCCGCTCCCTCAGTACCCCAGTCGCCCCAGTCCTCTCCGGACCAGGCCTGGGAGCCACGAAAGATCTCGGAGCCCCACACGGGGGATCTGGGGAGGACATCAGGGAGACCCAGAACAGCCCAGCTGTAGGGCTGGATGGAAAGCCCAGCTCCAGAGATGGAAGAGACCAGATGTACTCTTCCGATCGGGAGCAGAAAAGCAATTTGAACTCTTCCGATCGGGAGGAGAAAAGCGGGTTGAACTCTTCCGATCGGGAGGAGAAAAGCGGGTTGAACTCTTCCGATCGGGAGGAGAAAAGCGGGTTGAACTCTTCCGATCGAGAGGAGAAAAGCGGGTTGAACTCTTCCGATCGGGAGGAGAAAGGCGGGTTGAACTCTTCCGATCGGGAGGAGAAAGGCGGGTTGAACTCTTCCGATCGGGAGGAGAAAGGCGGGTTGAACTCTTCCGATCGGGAGGAGAAAGGCGGGTTGAACTCTTCCGATCGGGAGGAGAAAGGCGGGTTGAACTCTTCCGATCGGGAGGAGAAAGGCGGGTTGAACTCTTCCGATCGGGAGGAGAAAG GCGGGTTGAACTATTCCGATCGGGAGCAGAAAGGCGGGTTGAACTCTTCCGATCGGGAGCAGAAAAGTGGGTTGAACTCTTCCGATCGGGAGGAGAAAAGCGGGTTGAACTCTTCCGATCGGGATAAGGAGAAAGGCCGACTACATTCTTCGGACTGCGATAGGGATCGAGACCGGCTGTACTCTTCTGACCGGGATAAAGACGGAGAAGGGGATAGGTACCACCGGGACAGGAGCCGTGAACGCAACTGGGACCATGACTCAGACCACTACCGGCACCGGCGAGACCACCGAGACAGAGACCACCACCGGTCGTACCGGGACCGCTCGCTCAGCCGGGACAGACACCGGAACTGGGAGTCTGAGGCATTCCTCTCACAGCGACGCTATcaccccagagagagggacagggaccgctgtcaccaccattaccaccacaGAACGAGTAAGGACAGGAATAGGGACAGGAGGGAGCACAGCCACCACAGCCTCCCACACAGAGAGGAGCCTCATGGACGCTCAAGGTGGAGGGATGAAGGTAAAGAGAGGTGTTACTACCCTTCACAGGAGACCCCTCTGCCCACCCCACTGAGCTCCAGCACCAAGCCCAGTCAGTCCCTCCCAGCCCTGGTGAAACGACCCGAGcctcacagagaggagagaaaggacagcTCTGAGGAGCGTCGGGCCAAGAAACCCAAGAAGAGCAAGAAGAAGAAGTccaaggacagagagaggcacCGAGAGAATAG GACCTTTGACGTGAATTCCTCTGACAGGGCAGCCGACGGCAGCagttcctccaaacacaacaaaaGTAGAAGGTACGACACTGACACGGAGGATGAGAAGTCAGGGGGTGAGATCCACTCTACCCAGAGTCCCGAGAGGCACCGTGACCCCAATGCCCCCCGGGAGGGTCGCAGGGCAAGCAGCAGCGACGATGAGAGGGCGAGCAAGAAGCAACGTTACCAGGACGATGGCTATGACAACAGCTACCCTAAGAAACGCCATCGCGCCGATGACAACGACCGCTCCTTCTCCTCTCGTGATGGATCACCAACAGCAGCTCCTCAAAACACATCACACTTCAACAAACACACAG GTAATGGCTTAGGTCAACCCAATGGAAACTCCCACGAATGTTCTACCAATGGACTGTACAATGACCTTAGACAGTAG